Part of the Ascaphus truei isolate aAscTru1 chromosome 16, aAscTru1.hap1, whole genome shotgun sequence genome, ctgcgagtgagtgtgtgtgtgtgtgtgtgtgtctgcgagtgagtgtgtgtgtctgcgagtgagtgtgtgtgtctgcgagtgtgcgtgtgtgtctgcgattgtgcgtgtctgtgagtgtgtgtcgccctctctccctctccctgtgacacacacacacacacacacacacacacacacacacacacacacacacacacacacacacacacacacacacacacacacacagacacacacatacacacacatacacacacatacacacacacatacacacacatacacacacacacacacacatatatacacacacacacacacacacacacacacacacacatatacacacacacagagatagcaGCAGGCACTTCTAAGGCTTCAGAAAGGCAGGTGCTTGTTCAATAGAAATCAATAGTGAACCAAGTGTCCCACTaggagacaagaacagcactcaGGATATGATGCAAAAATTGTATTGAAACAACAAACAGGCACAaacaagtccaacgtttcggtcctgtataggaccttcctcaggggtcctgtataggaccttcctcaggggtcctgtataggaccttcctcaggggtcctgtataggaccttcctcaggggtcctgtataggaccttccttcgtcgccatggtaacggggGATGCCTTAGAGGTCTGGTGTGCTTACTGGCTCCGCCCGTGGACGCGCATGCGTGGTGTGAAAGGCATCTGACAGCCGGATGTAAACAGAACAGCAGTGAAGCCTGACTGATGCGCAGTGAGGACGGGGCTCCCAGGCGTctacagtactcccgtttttaattatAAACAGCTGTTCTCAATTGCTTACACAGGttggtggtgggtatatatgttttccttgggcagtgttctctagcacgcccctgaggaaggtcctatacaggaccaaAACAGAACCTACAATTGTAAACCATTAACTCTAAATGGAAATGGTGAAGATGTATAGATGTAcctatatatgtatctatatatgtgtgtgtatatatatatatatatatatatatatatatatatatatatatatatatatatatatttgtgatctACAagggccccccccccttttttttaaatatattgtttttatagTTTTTGAGCAGTTAGATGTTTAGGATGAAGAAAATCTGTTAGATATGTATTGATTACAAAATGGTATTACATGTTTTGCTTTCCTGTGATTAATGATGGGACTATTTAAAGCATTAGATGGCCTTAACTCCCATACAACATACCCCTGACAAAGCGGAGTaatccttgaaacgcgtagggtggagttacCATATCCTTACACCCAAGCAAACCaatgtgcatacagtaggtgtgCACTAATTTCTCGTGGAGAACGTTCCTGAGCCAATCGCAACATACCCGGAACCGGTTTTTCCTTCTCAGCTCTCGCGAAAGAGCGTGTATCCGAATTAGCTGCGGCCCAGACATTGGTAGAAGGGGAGAGGAGCCGAGCAAGCACCCCGACAGCCAGTGAAGGACCTACGTGCACCAGTGGGTATGTATTAGACACAGCTAGGACTCCAGAGGTGGTCGCCAGGGATGAAAGGCAGCTACTCCCTGTAAAGGACATTATTCAACGCGCAATACCTACTTGgctcttgtaagtaggatttcaatttttgccGGCGTGAGGAGTGGGTTTGATTTTGCTAATTGCAaaagttttatatatttttaatgtttattaaatgtatctttttttaccTTATTTTCTTGACTATTTCCTACCTCTGAGGAATTCACTATTCCTTAAACATTAGGTTAATCCTGCTCTTAACAaacagtgtaatactgtatatgatgtttttctttttttatactgtatgccgAGTTCCATCTTGATCCCCATATCAGCAATGTTGTAATTTGGACAACTACTGAAAGGACACTGTTCATGGTTGTATTAGATTTTATTTACATTAGATTtacaaattagatttatttacattagaaaagaggcgtctaagaggggatatgataactatatacaaatatattcggggacagtacaaggagcttccaaatgaactattcatcccaagggcagtactaatgactcgggccatccctttacgttggaggaaaggagatttcaccagcaacaaaggaaagggttctctacagtaaaggcagttaaaatgtggaattcattacccatggagactgtgatggcagatacaataaatgtgttaaaaaaaaggtttgacatctttttagaaaggaaaggtatacagggatataccaaataagtatacagtatatgggaaggatgttgatccagggattaattcgattgccaattcttggagtcaggaaggaatttatttttccccttaatgggattttttgtttgcctttctctggattaataagcaagtatagatataggataaagtatctgttgtctaactttagcataggttgaacttgatggacgtatgtcttttttcaacctcatcaactatataactatgtatctGTTTAGATTTATTGTATTATAGATCTATTTATTGTATTGTTACACCTTGTATTTACACAAGATTCATTATCATACTAGGCGCTGCACCGTAATATTTTTCTTTTCACAATGACTAACATATTACAAGGGTTGGGGCACTCTCCAACCCTAGGAAGGCAAGATTAACCCTTTACTCAGATTTGTCCTATATCACTGGTGTGTTTACAGGTACAATATCTGTCAACATGTTGTATAGAAGAGTGTTTTGGAGATATGTAAATCCATGGGTGCTCTATTGTGTAGGTATCTTGCTCTTACACAAATACATTACATCTTTGGTTTTCACATAATTTACTGAAAAGTTTATTACAGAACAGCAAATAGATTTTCTTAGAGCCAATCATCTAATCATTGCCGTTTCTTGTATATTAAAACTAAAGTACACAAAGATCAACAACATCCACTGAGAGGTCGAATGGAAAGGAGAGAAAATATTTTTCAAGCACTAGGCATCTTTGTAGACCTCATACTGAGACTTTTTGTAATGAATATCCCCTAACATGCATACAGGATACTACATACTTTTTCAACTTACTATCTACATTCAGTAAGAACATAGAACAAATTCAGCACTCAGCACTATGGTCTATAAACTCTATATCaagggttgccaactccagtcctcaagccaccaaaaggtcaggttttaaggatatccctgattcagcacagggggctcaatcatgggctcagtcagaatgactgagttACTGAGTGAGCcaactgtgctaaagcagggatagccCTAATACTctgcctgttggtggctcttgagaaattgagttggccacccctggtatacagCATGGCTCTTCAACTAGTGGCCCAAATGCGACCCTCAAAGGGTCTTGGTATAGTCCCCAGACTCTGCTCCTGGTAATTATATACAAGTTGCTTAGGCAGCTAAGAGCAGTTTTTCACACTGAAGCTCACTTATAAATGAAGGTAATGCATtgtacagatgttataaatgcttaCAACATTTTGAAATATAGTACTTTATGAGTATTTAAATGTTTCTAAAATTATGTTGTAATAAACGTATGGCCCTTCTACTCttaaatgttttctgttcttgcCCATTTGTGGAGCATATTGAAGAGCCCTTGTCTACCGGTTGATGACTTGATACAGAAGAACATTTGTATTAAACACACCAATAAGAATAATATCTGAGTTATATATAAAATAGTATTAACTTCACAGATTAAAAATGGGTTTGCATTTATTCAAACTAATTGGCACAAACAAATGTTTTTCAAAATAAACTATAATAgagggaagggacagagggaaggCAGGTAATTATAACCATTTCTGGATTGTAATTTTTAGTAGGTGCCCACAATTAAACACTCCCTAGCTTTTCAGGCTCAaagacatcatcatcatcatcatcatcatcatcatcatcaccatcaccatcaccatcaccatcaccatcaccatcaccatcaccatcaccatcaccatcaccatcaccatcaccatcaccatcaccatcaccatcaccatcaccatcatcatcctgCTCTAAAAAGGCATGGAACCAACTGCAAGAGATGCTGATATTGTCCTATGTGGCTTCTTATGGGACCAATTGTTAGCCTAGGTTGGTAACTTCTCTTGTTTCCCCCTCTGTGAGTTTGTGTTTCATCAGAATCAGTGGTAACAGTGTCATTAGTTGGAGAGAGTGATAGAAAACCTCCGGTCCAGACTCCGCGTGATTGCCACATTCTGATCAGGAAAGGCCTGTAATAGAAAGTACCTCCCATTCAGAGAACCTCCCAGCCATTTTGCAAATAACATTGTAATTAAAGCACCTACTGTAGATTCCCTTCTGATCCTTTTGTCTTGAACCTACAGGGGTTAAAATATTGGACATTGAGGCAAGTTTATATAGACCTACACACAGGAACTCTGTGGTTAGGTGAGCAAAAAATCAATTTTGTTTTTCAAATATTGTTACACCTTTTATATTACACAGTATTCTGATTAGAGAATCTTCCAAATGTGCTATTCTACTGTTTACGATATATAATTTTCCACAAAGCTTGCTGCATTAATTTATTCCTCAGACTGTATATTAAGGGATTGAACAATGGTGTCACTATAGCATACATCAAGGATAGGAACTTATTTGCTTTGAATGAATGTTTTCCTGGTGGTTTCACATAGAGAGCGATCAGTGTCCCATAAAACATGCATACAACGGCCAAGTGAGAACTGCAGGTGGAAAAGGTCTTCTGTCTTCCAGTAGTGGAAGGGATCCTGAGTACTGTTATAAAGATGTAGATGTAAGAAATAATGATAATCACAAAGGGACAAAGAAAACATGGGATAGAAAGTACAAATACCTCAATTTCAACAGCAGATGTGTCTGAACAAGATAGCCGAAGAATAGCTGCATGATCACAGAAGAAATGATTAATTTCATTAGGGCCACAGAAATATAATTCACTTATAAGAGAAATTGCAATTACTGCTATCAGGAAACCTCCCAACCATGAATAGATAACAAGGCGAAGACAAAGACTGGAGTTCATCGTGGATGCATAATGCAATGGTTTACAAATGGCCAAATATCGATCATAAGACATCACTGTTAGGAGGAAACATTCGGCAATTCCTGAAGAAGCATAGAAGTATAACTGAGCAATGCAGCCTGAAACAGAAATGAAACTCCTTCCTGCCAATATAACATGGAGCATGTTGGGGATAGTAGTTGTTGTGAACAAGATTTCACACAAGGACAGATGTCtgaggaagaaatacattggggAATGGAggcagtgactgactgacactagaACTATAATCACAGAGTTTCCAGTTAAGATCAAAATGTAGATTGTAAGAAAAACCAAGAAGAGTAAAATCTTGAGATCTTGAGGATTTTCGAATCCCAGAAGCTGGAATTCTGTGACCGCTGTCCCATTACCATCATATTTTCTCAGAGTAGCTTCATTAATCTTCCACATCTAAATGGAAAGAGGTTTCACATGGTAACAAAGTcagaatatatgtacagtattacactTAGGGACTTATTCTTTATCAGCCAAAGCCACAGATTTAATTTTCTCGTCAAAATCCCAATTCAAATCAATAATGGCCACTTCATTGGATATATACAGTAGTGGTATACTGTAAGTAAGTACCTTAGAGTATTAAACAATAAGTACATGCataagatttatttataaaatgctcAACTTCCTAAAGCATTCTGGGTGATGTGGTCCATTGGAAGGATTTGTggcatttattttttatctgcTCCTAATTGTAATACATTTATAGTTTTACAGAGACTCATTATTAAGGTCTCTTTATTAAACTGCAAACAAGGACTTCTTTTTTGGGGGAAACAGATTTTGCAATGTTTCTTATAATCTTCCTGCATGTCTGAACTATGCATTAAGTGTTTGTTAGGAAACAATTCAGTTTGACCTATTATTATGTATGTttctgcacagtgtgtgtgtgtgtgtgtgtgtatatgtatatctcaacccccttataacgctgtgcttggggtccaaagaatcacatcttGCTATAAGtagatcgcattagaaataatgcacaattgtatgcattgtacaataaagtatttaagataccaataatcgtgttgtaaaatattcataaatatgaaatttGGGAGCCACgcatgcatcgcgttataagcagattcgcattgtaacggatcacgttataacggggttgagctgtatatatacatgtgtgtatatatatatatatatatatatatatatacttttttacccaccataaccttaataattgtggtgaatacctagtctagtctcaaaccagcttagccaggacaaccaacctcacactgatgatacccatcaaggttgaaacatgtctgtgagtgggtttactggtttGCATCTCATCCCTTGTCTAAAAGCTGtttttaaaacagtatgcattggcttgaggatttgcttgtgtaatacgagcttgagacaaaaggtggcactgtgtgctcatttgcatgtcatttcccagaatcccttgctgcagtggaaatgctgtgtgctgggcgataatggggagagacagggttgcaaacctgtctaagacatgcaaacgaacatacagtaatatttacagttgctatatgtgtatatatatatatatatatatgtgtatatatgtatatatatatatatatatatgtgtatatatatatatatatatatatatatctatatatatatatatatatatatatatatacaaaccaaAAACAGTGCGCGCCCACTCCTATAAGCATAAAATATGAGGGAATTTAATAAAAATCAGACATATACCTTAAATAATAGATACCACTAAAAAGGGGAtgcagatatataaaaaaaaaatgtataaataaaaacagagCAAAATTAAAAAGAGAATCACAGAAATATGCTGCATATATGAGGATCATACAACTTAACCTCGAGGGTTGATAACAAATCAGCTGTGTGTTAGGTATTAGGAATTCCAAAATCCTCTTAAAATCACAAGTTGATTAACAAACTCAAGAGTGTCCTGCACATGAGTATATCACAGTCCCAATGTAGATGGTAGGCTTATATGAACTACGGCTCCAAGATATACTGATCCAGAAGCAATGCCGGTGAGCGCGCCTGTCGGCTAGGAGCTAAAATGTCCAAAGCTTATGTGAGCTGTATGATATAGAATGTAGCAATGGAGTACGGAGTACCTTAAGGCATATCCTTATTCAGCCAGAGACTTGTGGCGTCCCACAAAGAGTCTGGAAGAGCTCCATTACTGGGGGTGGAGGATATCACCTTACTGCTGTGAGAAGAGCAGACACAGCACCAAAACCGTCCCATGGGCGTTCCCGGTGCTCCGATGTGGGTTGTAACACGGATGTACAAAGGCACAGACCTAAGGAAGAATCCGAAAGTATAGGAATCCGCACAGCTGGTAAAATCGCCGTCTTTAGTAAACAGGCATTTCTTCCTCAAGGAGATCCTCAGCAGCTGATCCAGTGATCAATGTGAATGACATAGTGacgcaccctacgcgtttcatcagcggCTTGCTAACTTCATCAGGGTATCATCAGcttataggagtgtgcgctcacTGTTTTTGCTTTGTTCATGTGTAATTtaggaattggttattccttgaTGAGCAGCCTCTCCCTATTAGTATAACCATCTGCCTACACCACCTAGCCCCAACATCAATCACTCATTTTCGATTATTTATCATATAGTGCActttgatatttttttaatagtacagtatattgtttgtGCGCTggtcttggtttttttttttatatatatatatatatgagatattaccagatggaggtccagtaacaaggagacagcacaccagatCTAGGTTTAAGGATCCACTAATCCAGGGATCCAACACACATAATTGTTTAGGTGCACATCTCATAATAAACaaatataggtaacagagcagatggcacacaaatacagatgaagacaggtgcttagtcccatatgaatgaatataatcaaaggctccttaccaggcagaccagagaatccagggaatccaaagcaggcacagcaaggaagagacagcacacttgttagcaaaaagaattgtattagtgaagcaggcacaaaacaccaacgtttcggtcctaaaaacaggacctttatcaagggagtgcttaccacAGATAGACCTGCCAAATGGCCAATAGGTTTCTTGACAGGGGATATCCTAGATCTGAAATTGATATAGCCCTCACTAAAGCTAGGGGCGTGGATAGGAATTCTCTCCTCACACCATGCATTGCGGAAATTAAGACCAGCCGCATTAACATCAGTAGTACTTTTACCACCGCTTCTAATGTGATCAAACGGAGTATTAGAAGAAATTGGAACATCCTGAGCACTGACCCCAAAATAGGCGATTTCTGTCAGGGAGCACCTAGGATGTGCTATCGTCGGGGTAGAAACCTGAGGGACTATCTAGTGGAGGCTGATCCTTTTAACAAATATGCACCTACTACAACATGGCTACATAAAAAACctggtgtatataaatgtcatgGATGCATTAACTGTGGCTTTTTACAGATTGGCCAATCTTATGCCCATCCACACACTGGTAAAACAATACACATCAAAACACCCATGAACTGTGAGACAAGGTTCGTCGTGTATTTCATCAGGTGCCCGTGTGGGCTTTATTACATAGGCAAGACTAGCCGTAtgttgaaagaacgcatggctgttCATAGATCTACTATCAGGAAAGCACTGTTGGACTCGAGCACAGTGGAGGATTACAAACTGCTCCCGGTCGCAAGACATTTCAAACAAGAAAAACACAGTCTGTCGACATTAAGGTGTATGCCCATCTTACAAGCCGACACTTCATCTCGAGGAGGTGATCGCAATAAACTTTTGCTGCAATTGGAGGCTAAGACGATCCATGACCTTAAAACCATGTCACCGTTTGGTCTTAACGAGGACTTCAGACTTGGAtgctttatttaataatgttttcattgctttatttaataatggctgtattgtataatgtcattattgctacatgctatctccagtgtcccccctccccctcctccccccactgttaTGATCATGATGCTGGATGATTAGCCCTCCTCCTTTCTGCCTTTTTGCTCATTTCAGTTTCCCTGACTTGTGACTTTTTGGCACTGTCCTCATTATGGACCCAGATGCATCTCTGACATGTTACTTATTTCTAACCATGTCTTCCTATCCCTGCTTCcaaccaccctctctcccccccttccccctgttgccatccccaccccttccccccctccctacacacaccccccctttccccttctccctgctgtccctttgcccagCTGGTATGTATGCACTTTAGTGGTGTTTGTGGCATTTTTACTGTATACATGTGTTTCTGCCTGCAGCCTCTACCTCCATGTGCTCTGTAGCTGCTGTCACGGAGCACtctggcccgcccccctcccttcactgctcattccttcctccttcctgttgcctgtcatTGCGAGGCAACCCAGAACTTGAGCACTACACATGCACAGTAGAGCCCGTTCCTGTGGCTGAGGGGGGTCTCCCATAGTTTCCCTAATTACCCATGATGCTCCTTACTGCAGTGAGCACATGAGATAGACGCCAGGTGATGATGTCATCTGTTCCTCACCGGAGGAGGTTGCagttacacaggtgtgtgcaattttgtctttaattaaggtagttagttatgggtatatattggtggttaaggtctatctgtggtaagcactcccttgataaaggtcctgtttttaggaccgaaacgttggtgttttgtgcctgcttcactaatacaattctttttgctaacaagtgtgctgtctcttccttgctgtgcctgctttggattccctggattctctggtctgcctggtaaggagcctttgattatatatatatatatatatatatgtagaggtatcagtaccgtgttagccgagcttcaataatcaaaaaataaatagatgataccgttctgtggctaacgaaatgcttttatttgtgcgagctttcgagatacactgatctcgaaagctcgcacaaataaaagcatttcgttagccacagaacggtatcatctatttattttttgattattgaagctcggctaacacggtactgatacctttacatatatatatatatattgtgtaacagagcagatggcacacaaataaagACGAAGACAGGTGCTAGTCCCTTATAGACAcgtataatcaaaggctccttaccaggcagaccatagagtccagagaatccaaagtacacgcagcaaggaagagacagcacacttggtagtaaaaaaaaattgtatggaATATCAGGCAcaatcaccgacgtttcggtcctagggccaggacctttatcaagggagtgctcaccACGCATTGACCACCACCACCTATATATACCCATAACATCTAACAGTGACAAACAATTAACTAAAACCAAAAGTACACACACCTGTGTGACTGCAGCCATCTCCGTCGAGgatgtgatgacgtcatcaccacGCATCTATCATACGTGCTGTCGGCGGTGAGGAGCATCATAGGTAACTAAGGGAACCCCCCTTATCCAGAAACAacctctcctgcgcatgcgtggcgctcaAATCCCAGCTGCCTAGCAGTGAAGGGCATAAtgaagcagagggggggggggggcttcccgAAGTGCTCCGTCGGAGCTGCTTGACAGCTCCTGGATATAGAGGCAGCAGCCTGAATTACATATGAATACACCACCAAAAGTCATTATGAATAAAAGTACCAAAGTGCAAACACCACGGCTGGGCAAAAGGAcagaaagggaaaggggggagggggaaagggaagtagggagggagagaaagggaagggggaacgggaggggaaaggggggggggaaggaggtgggaagCAGGAATGGAAAGACATAGAATCAAGGGAAGATTaagtaaaataaaacaaacatgaACGAAGGgcaaaaaaatgaatgaagggcaaaacaataaataaagggcaaaaaaaatgacaaaaaaaggaAAGCCCATAATGAGGACAATGCCAAAAAACAGAAAAAGCCATCAAAATGAACCCATATGGGGGACACTAGAAAAATAAAGTTCTTAAATGAAACACCCAAGTCTGAAGTCCTCGTTGAGACCAAAAGGTGACATAGTTTTAAGATCGTGTATCATTTTAACCTCCAGTTGCAGCAAAAGTCTACTCCGGTCACCACCTCGAGACGAGGTGACAGCATGTAAGATGGGCATACATCTTAGGGTCGACAGATTATGTTTCTCCtgtttgaaatgtctagccacaggaaGAAGTTTGTAGTCCTCCCCTGTGTTCGAGTCCATCAGCGCTTTCCTGATCGTAGACCTATGAACAGCCATGCGTTCTTTAAACATACGGCTAGTTTTGCCTATGTAATAAAGCCCGCAAGGGCATCTGATAAAATACACAACGAATCTCATCTCACAATTCATGGAGGTTTTAATGTGTATTGGTTTTCCAGTATGTGGATGGGCATAGGATTGGCCAATCTGTAATAAGCCACAATTAATACATCcatgacatttatatacaccagGCTTCTTTTGTAGCCATGTGGTTGTAGGTGCATATTTAGTCAATGgatcagtctgcaccagaaagTCCCTCAGGTTTCTACCCTGACGATAGCACATCCTAGGTGGTACCTGACAAATACTACCTATTTTAGGGTCATTGCTCAAGATGTTCCAGTTCTTTTTGATGCTACGTTTAATGACGTTTAATGACATTCGATGCGGTAGTAAAGGTGCTACTGATGTTGATATGGTTGGCCTCCATTACGGCAATACTGTATGTGGTGAGAGGAGAGATTTCCTGTCCACGGCCCCAGCTTTAATAAGGGCCATATCAATTTCTGATCTTAGATATCCCCTATCAAGAAACCTGTTAGCCATTTTACATAAAGCACCCTCTACCAGCTTTCGATCGCTAGTAATGCGCTTAACACTCAGCATCTGGGAGTAGGGAAGACCCCGTT contains:
- the OR11H1 gene encoding olfactory receptor 11H1, yielding MYFFLRHLSLCEILFTTTTIPNMLHVILAGRSFISVSGCIAQLYFYASSGIAECFLLTVMSYDRYLAICKPLHYASTMNSSLCLRLVIYSWLGGFLIAVIAISLISELYFCGPNEINHFFCDHAAILRLSCSDTSAVEIEVFVLSIPCFLCPFVIIIISYIYIFITVLRIPSTTGRQKTFSTCSSHLAVVCMFYGTLIALYVKPPGKHSFKANKFLSLMYAIVTPLFNPLIYSLRNKLMQQALWKIIYRKQ